The Pseudomonas asiatica genome has a segment encoding these proteins:
- the ybaK gene encoding Cys-tRNA(Pro) deacylase translates to MTPALDLLKKHRAEHRVHSYEHDPKSASYGLEAAEKLGLDPQQVFKTLLASSEKGELLVAVVPVVGTLDLKALAHAAGVKKCEMADPAVAQRATGYLVGGISPLGQKKRLRTFIDDSAQNFATIHVSAGRRGLEVELAAVVLAEYTQGKFAGIGRG, encoded by the coding sequence ATGACCCCCGCCCTAGACCTGTTGAAGAAACACCGTGCCGAGCATCGTGTGCACAGTTACGAACATGACCCCAAATCGGCGTCATATGGCCTGGAGGCGGCGGAAAAGCTCGGTCTCGACCCGCAGCAGGTGTTCAAGACCTTGCTGGCGAGCAGTGAGAAGGGTGAATTGCTGGTGGCGGTGGTGCCTGTGGTGGGTACGCTCGACCTCAAGGCCCTGGCCCATGCTGCCGGGGTGAAAAAGTGCGAGATGGCCGACCCGGCGGTTGCGCAGCGGGCCACGGGCTACCTGGTGGGCGGGATCAGCCCGCTGGGGCAGAAGAAGCGCCTGCGCACCTTCATCGATGACTCGGCGCAGAACTTTGCAACCATCCATGTCAGCGCCGGGCGGCGTGGGCTGGAGGTGGAGTTGGCGGCCGTGGTGCTGGCTGAGTACACCCAGGGCAAGTTTGCCGGGATTGGTCGGGGCTGA